The Mercurialis annua linkage group LG7, ddMerAnnu1.2, whole genome shotgun sequence genome includes the window CATgaagagaaaaataaatttgagtGCTCTTTACCACTATAGTCCATTTAACAAAATCAAGAAAGACAAGCTGAGCTTCCATTATATCCAGATTACCTTACGTCAAAATTGTTCTTTCAGTCCAAAGTCATCAAAGCAAATACACAAACAATTCAATAACTTTATGTTATAGCcttttaagtttaaaataacATCAATTTGGtggaatttattatttaaaacaatttatggATGATTAATATTAATCATTAATGAAAAAACATTACTTCAAACATCTTAGTTATAGATGTTCACTTACCAACCCAGCCAGGATGCTTTTGCATAATAACAGCGAACGCCGTCATCTGTTCTAAGATGATGAAATCAATCATGGAGGTATGATTTGCAACAAAAACCTGTTCAATTTATGATAACCAACtactaattaatatataaatgctTGAGATGCTTAGATTCAAAATGATAAGAAGTTAAAACATTATGCAAAAATGCATATAATCAGAAGAGACAAAAATAAGAAGCAGAATTTATATGAACCTGTTTGGGCCGGATACTAGGACGTGGCCCATGGTACTTGACAACTCCAGTCCATGATGCCACAAAGAAGCTGCAAATTAACTCCACCAAACACCTCTGTGCAATAAACAGCATCAGGAACTTACAATAAAATTACAACATCAAACTGGCATGCGACAAAAAATATTTGCTCTATCGTTAACAAGTGAGATTCTTTCATATTATGTAAATCACAGTAAACTGAGATGTGATAAAAATTATTGTGCTCTATCTACTTCTTCAATTCAATAGAAAGTAAAAGCCAAAGATATAAACCTTTAGCAAGTAAGCTTCTTTCATTTTATGTATCTTACACTAAACTGGAAGTCTGGAAGCCATTAAAAATTATTCTACTTATTCTTTAACTCACTAATTTGCCAATAAATTACCAAGTCATCAAAGAATATGCACAGCGGTAGGAGGTAAGAGCAACAAAGGCAAAAACTAACTATTAGAAAGACACTGGAAAACCTTTCCAAAAAATGATTGAAGATCAAATAGACAGGACTATGATCATTTCCTACTCTCCCTCCTTGATATTTAATTCTTTGATACATTTTGATTCTTCTAGGATAAATGTTTAAGTATAAGAGGAAAATTAGTGGATTTAGCCCTTTCCGGCGCACACATAAAAAACATGCATAATTTGCAGATGACCGTGCGTGCTGTCAAATTCTTACACACACATATCCGAACTATAAGAACGCTTTGGCATCTTCCACGTGTTCCTAATATGTTATCAAATGATTAATGCATAAGATGATTGCACAACCAAAAGAAATTATCTGATTATCAGCACATTATATAAAGTTCATTCCAGAAAATATTGCACACAACATTCTCAGATTGTAAAATTATTGGCTCTTTTGAAAGGCTTAAAGTAAAGTAGTCCTCGTATAAAATCTCACAACATTCTAATAAGTTACCAAAGTTCCCAGCTCTCAGCCTCTCACATGTTCATATTAACAAACattcaagaaaaagaaaatggtacaaaataaaagagttggggaaaaatacataaattatttattggtaCCTCTAAGTTTTTTCTCAACTTCTCGTGGCCTTTGAGTAGAAAATGCACAGGAATGTACGCTGAGAGGAAGATTATCCACCCTATCAGAAGTACCAAAACCCTGAAGAGTAATAAGAAACATTAGACAGCCAAATTCTAGACGTTTTGGTTATAGAAATTTTAATATCATATCAATTAACTAATCTATCAAAAATCTTAAACTGTTAGTGAGACTCCAAATATGGTTTTATTATCTCTAACAATATTACAAGGTCACCTATTTGTATGAAGTCAGGGCTCCATAATTGCAAATAAACATCAAAATGTACAAGCTTCACTCCAGTACTTATTAgaatcataaaataaaacttcCTTCAGAACCAAAAAGAATACCTGATCGGGAACAAAATCCCATATCGAATTATGACGCCGCAACACCACATGGGAAACAGATACATATTCCAATTCCATGGTTCAGAATGAATCGACTTGAAACATCGTGTAAAAGAATCCTGTTACAAAATCAccataacataaaaaaaaaggacAATTAATCGACTAGGGAGAGTACATAATTTCAAGAATTCATTCTTTCAACCCAAAAAAAAAGGGTGAAATCATGAAAAAGAATATATGGTTTTCTTAAGAATGTGATTCAATAGAGCTCTTGTATATGATCAATTCCGAAAAAAGATCAAAAGGATATGTCAAAGAGATGTCCTTTTTACTTATTTTCTTGTTTCTTTTCACTGATAAATGGAATAGTTTATGAGTGCTTAAAGCAAATTGAAATTACCTGAAAAATACAAATAGCTCACCCTAATTAGATTGAGTTGAAAGGCTTAGTCTGTAGTATCACACTCCAAAAAtacaataattcaatttaaGCAGTAAGTTCATATTATCAAATTCATTCAATGAATAAGCTTACAAATGATTCAACActaaaatgattaaattatgCTTTAATCatgcaaaaacaacaaaattccacaaaataaagaaaaaaaactcaCATCAACAATGGCACCAGCAGCCTCAGTTAGTGCCGGTGAAATGTCCAGCAAATCGCGCCTAATTGaacaagtaaaaaaaataagagaatgaatgaaaaatgaatcaaattggaaaaaaaaatgaaaaacatacAGGCGAAGCTTGCCGAGCGGTTCTGGATGAATGGAGGATCCAGAAGGAAGATAATCTTCAATATTAGGTCGATCCAATTCCAATTCGGAGCTTGCTGACTTCAATTCATCGCCACTGCTCATTTTTATTCTGTTTGTTTGTGCCCTAACTGAACATTCAATGCGCCGGTGGTTGCCTCGGCGGCGCTCGCACTCCGGGATTACACTAGAGAAGCTTTACAGATACCCTTTTCAACGTTATTCAAAACCCATATCTTAATTTTTCTCCATCCAATCTTCAAACTTCTGAAATCCTTCGTCTTGATTtcttaaaataaagaaaagatacGCACTCCAATGTGACCTGATCTTTGttttttttgcatattttttattttaatttaggtGGAAGGTAAAACAAACCCTTTAAATTATTTAGAAGGAACACATaaactcttttaaatttatttttgccatttatatttcttatatttttaaatggttcaaataaatttcacgtgaaaaaaaaaaatgtaccatataaataattagaaaaatgaGGGAGGCAAGTTGATCgattaattcaataaaaaacgAAAGTTTTGTTCTGAATTCCATCTaaataattcaattcaattgtttatttatttattttttcaatttcaatgaGTGAGTTTTATTAAgtgtgtaaaaaaaattaaagagctAAAGTGTTCTTTTTAAAAGCAATTAAAGAGCtattttaaccatttaaaaatatgttcATATGGCTTATcatattttcttaaataaatatGGTTTACTAGACAAGTGACTTGGAAACTTGGGTATAGAATGTAAGGGAAACTAGAATCAAGATAATAATGGCTTAAGTATTAGAAAGTTATAAAAACAAGCAAATTGGTGTTAAACATGCATATATCTTTATAATCAACAACCAGGCAGAGGGCAGTATAATGATAAAAAACTAAAGTTGGATATTTATTTTTCTCGTTTTATAAACTTTAGATTGGTTTagtatctatatattatataattgagaggaccaacggagctctctcattgattctcaccaaatagagcattctggtagtctccaatttttttaaactacttattctaatttaattattttagataaattgttatcatgaatttaatttaaattagtattataatatatatatatagataagtATTCAATAGTTGAGTTGTTGAGAAAGTGATAAGTTTCAAGTTAAATACAATTCGTCAAATTTCAATCTATATAAACTCTACCGATGTACTTTTAATTTACATGAATAATTCTATTCAGCAATTCTATTCAGCAATTTTATTCTAACTACTGGTGCGATTAATATTCCAAGAaggtatcatttttttttacagCAAATCTTATATATGATAGAGATAACTTGCATATACTGTGAACAGTTAGTATTGTTTTGTTCATTATGAGTGTGCTATATACACATATCTAATCTCCTTGCAATGATGAATGGAACACGTACCCACTAATATATGGTATAGTCATAGACTAACTCAAATCTAAGTCCCTTGCTAGAAAGTATGCATATGTTAGTTAATTTCCCTTAGCATTAGATTAGTAAATGTACGTgtgtataattattaaaaacctTCATTAATTAGTTGAACACAATTAAGATTAGGACTAAgaataattactttaaaattggTAGGTAGAGGATCATACCTCCAGATATTGTGCTAAATCGTCACgcgtttttttatttctcttaaGAGCTAATTAATGATCTATtagataatttttcttttacgACGAGACTCATAATTGTAGCTAATTTAAAGTGTTGCACCCcagttataaattaataaattactttAGATAGTGACTTAAAGATAAGATACTTTAAGGTAAAAATTGATTTCATTCCactcatattttttaaaaattaatttcatctaATTTCTATGATATTCATTCTAATcatatcaatttattatttattatattgataGATTCAGGGtgctttattttcaaattatgaaaaattcaaaatcattcTTGAAAATCATTCGAAAAATaactataactttttaaaatttcattataaaattatatataatataaaaaaactcaatatattaatattaaaatatatactctATTTATTCGTAGGAAAAATAGTACTATTAGAATTCGTCACTATAAAGCATTATgatgagaagaaaaataaatatgcaaCTTTTGCCAATGTAATAATTAAACACATGTTTTCTAATAGAAAATGAACAATAATCTTTTTATTATCAatgtaaaaaaatcaaactgcataagaaatttttataaatattgtaaattattgattattatGGTATCCAGCCCATATTTATTATGAGAAGTAGCATCATGTATAAAACtctaatacaaaaaaaatataagaatataaaatgaaaaaaatatatattatagatatTCATATActttagaaaaatttattacaaaaactattagaatgtatttttattttatttaatattattagtttccatactatttattataattattttggcattctattaattttttaaataaaaatattattatttatatagaatATGAAATTGATTTCGCGCAAATGCGCGAGCCTACGACTAGTGCTATAACATTTGCAAGGTATTCATAAATTATGCTCGCAAACTTTGACAATCATTTACTGAGGTTTTTATGCTATTTCAGTAAAGACTAATTTTTGGACGATCtattttttttggcttaatcactcaaaaaccttctacctttaatttttttttcaattgcaccctgacgttgaaaaactctctcaaaaccctCCCACCTTTAAATTCCATTGCAATTGCACCCAGACGTAGGCAAATTCTCTCAAAATTCCCCCACCTTTAGATCtcttttcaattgtaccctaaattggaaatttttatggttttgattttaaaaagttattggatataattttaggaaatatgattttttatattattaataaaattagtgtttaattagaatatagattaaaaatgaaatattattttaaattttttttcatgtgaaaagacgtcaatttaatactttggggtacaattgaaaaagaatataAAGATGGAGGGGTTTTGAGAGAATCTTCCTATgtaagggtgcaattgaaaaaaaaaatggcggTTTTTTGAGTGATCAAGCCTTTTTTTTATAGGTCGTACAGCATGGGAAATTTGATTACATGTTCTTAAATAGGTTGGACATGAATTTACAAATACGAAGATGTAGAGTTAGCTACcatgatttaaaattttaaaaaccccATTCATGAAATGGGTAAGAAATTGGTCGAGAGAATGAGAGTGATTGGAACTTATTTTCAGGATTTCTAATCCCACGACCAgtgctaataatcacccatggcacctcaactttaggggtacgggcgctaaaccccctgatgtttaaaaacgggcgctaaaccccctaaactttgtgtcggcgctcacaaaaccccttttggacgaaatatgaccaaaatacccctggcgccgtttttcctggtcaactgactttttttcaaaaaaaaaataaataaatagtggcgccacgtcagctgccacgtcaccaaactaccctaaaaaattaaaacacctaaaatacccctaaaacacccaacccaatcaaatcaaacccaaTGACATCCAACCAAACCATTTTCACCCGAACCgccaccaccaccgccgccgccgggaaattttccggtcatcttctccgattcgaagatgaccggaaaatttccggtcatcaccaccagatctgttcctcactgaggaacagatcagatgtgttcctcagtgaggaacagatgaggaacagatccgacggatctgttcctcaactgaggaacagatcgttcctcactgaggaacagatccgtcTGTTCCTCAACTGAGGAAAGGAACAGATccagatctgttcctctgaggaacaagtccggcgatctgttcctcagaggaacagataaagatgaccggaaaatttccggtcatcttcaaaatggagaagatgaccggaaaattttccggcggtggtcgggtgGCGGGTCGGTTGGTGGGgtggtggttgggtcggttttTGGGTTGATAGattggtttatattaaattgggttggtttgatttttttttttaaaattaaattaggggtattttgggtttttcaaatttttaagatatatttctgacgtgtcagatgatatgacagtgtcagattttttttttaaaaatgtcagttgactgaaaaaacggcgccaggggtattttggtcatatttcgtccaaaaggggttttgtgagcgccgacacaaaacttagggggtttagcgcccgtttttaaacatcagggatttagcgcccgtacccctaaagttgaggggccatgggtgattattagcccacgACCAGTAAGTTCCTCTTGATTATTCGCTACGCAATTCTATAAATCAATAAACTTATTTTTAGAGTACAATAAATATAAGTACTCTTTTTAACATTGAACCGAATTTAAATAACTCAATTTTAGACTTCTGAACTTAACTGATA containing:
- the LOC126656322 gene encoding glycerol-3-phosphate acyltransferase 9; translation: MSSGDELKSASSELELDRPNIEDYLPSGSSIHPEPLGKLRLRDLLDISPALTEAAGAIVDDSFTRCFKSIHSEPWNWNMYLFPMWCCGVIIRYGILFPIRVLVLLIGWIIFLSAYIPVHFLLKGHEKLRKNLERCLVELICSFFVASWTGVVKYHGPRPSIRPKQVFVANHTSMIDFIILEQMTAFAVIMQKHPGWVGLLQSTILEGVGCIWFNRSEASDRVIVAKKLRDHVQGADNNPLLIFPEGTCVNNHYTVMFKKGAFELGCTVCPIAIKYNKIFVDAFWNSRKQSFTTHLLQLMTSWAVVCDVWYLEPQNLKPGETAIEFAERVRDIISVRAGLKKVPWDGYLKYSRPSPKHREGKQQSFAESVLRRLEEK